In one Brassica oleracea var. oleracea cultivar TO1000 chromosome C9, BOL, whole genome shotgun sequence genomic region, the following are encoded:
- the LOC106319435 gene encoding inositol 3-kinase, with protein sequence MTLTPPPPQQTPNSPPRVLIVGNYCHDVLIQNGTVVAETLGGAASFISNVLDSSSVSCDLISKVGRDFKYDVAHPPIVAPEKETTVFEAYFDLAADRVLKRVAACDPILPSDIPDSRFDIGMAVGVGGEILPETLEKMVEICDVVAVDIQALIRVFDPVDGAVKLVDLKESGFRHLMGKIGFLKASSDEALFMDVEGMRRLCCVVVTSGEKGCRIYDKDDETVVPPFVAKQVDPTGAGDSFLGGLVVGLVEGLDVPDAALLGNLFGSITVEHIGQPKFDSMMLQKVKDEVQRRKKQCNLSSSHNNDHDEFHARLSPARFQDSPLQPKLLVNGHLCDRS encoded by the exons ATGACTCTGACTCCTCCTCCGCCGCAGCAAACGCCTAATTCGCCGCCCCGAGTTCTCATCGTCGGAAACTACTGCCACGACGTTCTGATCCAAAACGGCACCGTCGTGGCCGAAACCCTCGGCGGCGCCGCCTCCTTCATCTCCAACGTCCTAGATTCCTCCTCCGTCTCCTGCGACCTGATCTCCAAAGTAGGCCGCGACTTCAAATACGACGTCGCCCACCCCCCGATCGTGGCCCCGGAGAAGGAGACCACGGTCTTCGAAGCCTATTTCGATCTCGCAGCCGATCGAGTATTGAAACGCGTCGCTGCATGCGATCCGATCCTCCCTTCGGACATCCCCGACTCGAGATTCGACATCGGGATGGCTGTCGGCGTCGGCGGGGAGATTCTCCCGGAGACGCTCGAGAAGATGGTGGAGATCTGCGACGTGGTGGCTGTGGACATACAAGCTCTGATTAGAGTTTTCGATCCCGTTGATGGAGCTGTGAAGCTTGTTGATTTGAAGGAGAGTGGGTTTCGTCACCTCATGGGTAAGATCGGCTTCTTGAAAGCTTCGTCGGACGAAGCTCTGTTCATGGATGTTGAAGGGATGAGGCGTTTGTGCTGTGTGGTGGTGACTAGTGGTGAAAAAGGTTGCAGGATTTATGACAAGGATGATGAGACGGTGGTACCTCCGTTCGTGGCGAAGCAGGTGGATCCTACCGGCGCTGGGGATAGTTTTCTTGGAGGTTTGGTGGTTGGTCTTGTAGAGGGTTTGGACGTTCCCGATGCAGCGTTGTTGGGGAACCTCTTTGGTTCCATCACTGTTGAGCACATTGGTCAGCCTAAGTTCGATTCGATGATGCTTCAG AAAGTAAAAGATGAGGTACAGAGAAGGAAGAAGCAATGCAATCTCTCAAGCAGCCACAACAATGATCATGACGAGTTCCATGCGCGTCTAAGTCCAGCTCGGTTTCAGGACTCTCCACTTCAACCAAAGCTATTGGTCAACGGTCACTTATGTGACCGGTCATGA
- the LOC106319436 gene encoding nudC domain-containing protein 2, with protein sequence MAEKLAPEKRHDFVHKGQKVFEWDQTLEEVNLYITLPPNVHSKAFHCKIQSKHLEVGIKGNPPYLNHDLSAPVKTDCSFWTLEDGIMHITLQKRGKGQTWASPILGQGQLDPYATDLEQKRLMLQRFQEENPGFDFSQAQFTGNCPDPSSFMGGIRSD encoded by the exons ATGGCGGAGAAGCTCGCGCCGGAGAAGCGACATGATTTCGTTCATAAGG GGCAAAAGGTGTTTGAGTGGGATCAAACCCTTGAAGAAGTGAACTTGTACATAACTCTGCCGCCAAATGTTCATTCAAAGGCATTCCACTGCAAAATCCAGTCGAAACATCTCGAAGTTGGCATCAAAGGCAACCCTCCTTATCTCAAT CACGATCTTAGTGCTCCGGTGAAGACGGATTGCTCGTTCTGGACACTAG AGGATGGTATAATGCACATAACCCTGCAGAAGAGGGGGAAAGGGCAGACATGGGCATCTCCGATTCTTGGACAGGGTCAGTTGGATCCTTACGCCACTGATTTAGAGCAGAAGCGTCTCATGCTGCAGAGGTTTCAAGAAGAG AACCCAGGATTTGACTTTTCGCAAGCTCAATTCACGGGTAACTGTCCAGATCCGAGTAGCTTCATGGGTGGTATTCGTTCTGACTAA
- the LOC106317261 gene encoding iridoid synthase codes for MGSENGSVTNTNDDENVALIFGVTGLVGREIVKTLTMSNKPKWRIYGVARNPEISSMTKMYSFISCDLLNSSETKQKLSPLQDIVSHVFWVTWSGEYPLDSDECCVQNRTMLANALDAMLPNAKRLKHFSLQTGMKHYVSLVGETLSRGGEGSSLCYYSEECPRKSSGKNFYYVLEDLLKEKISGDSVVWSVQRPGLLMGSSTRTLYNFMGSLCVYGAMCKYLNLPFVFGGTRECWEECYIDGSDSNLVAEQHIFAATSGRVRDKGEAFNAINGVGFTWKEIWPEIGRKLGVQVNEATMFDEGFWFEREMGERKHVWDEILVKEELVRTRMEDLANWVFMDVLFRCPFKLLGRRDKVDKFGFKRKYRTLDSILYWIDVMREEKLIPY; via the coding sequence ATGGGGTCTGAAAATGGCAGCGTCACGAATACAAACGACGACGAGAACGTGGCCTTGATCTTCGGCGTCACGGGGCTCGTGGGCCGAGAGATTGTGAAGACGCTAACAATGTCGAACAAACCCAAGTGGAGAATCTACGGCGTTGCACGAAATCCCGAGATCAGTTCCATGACGAAGATGTACAGTTTCATCTCCTGCGATCTGCTTAACTCATCTGAGACCAAACAGAAACTGTCTCCATTACAAGACATCGTGAGTCACGTGTTCTGGGTCACGTGGTCAGGCGAGTATCCACTGGACAGCGACGAGTGCTGCGTCCAGAACAGAACAATGCTGGCAAACGCTTTGGACGCGATGCTCCCAAACGCAAAGAGGTTAAAGCATTTCTCGCTCCAAACGGGGATGAAGCATTACGTGTCTCTCGTCGGAGAGACTCTGTCTCGCGGAGGAGAAGGTTCTAGTTTGTGTTATTACAGCGAGGAGTGTCCGAGGAAGAGCTCTGGGAAGAATTTCTATTACGTTTTGGAGGATCTGCTGAAGGAGAAGATCTCTGGAGATTCAGTTGTTTGGTCGGTTCAACGACCCGGTTTGCTAATGGGAAGCTCTACGAGGACTCTATACAACTTCATGGGAAGTCTTTGTGTTTATGGAGCCATGTGTAAGTATTTGAATCTTCCTTTTGTGTTTGGAGGGACAAGAGAATGCTGGGAGGAGTGTTACATTGATGGGTCTGATTCAAATTTAGTCGCGGAACAGCATATATTCGCTGCCACTAGTGGGAGAGTACGTGATAAAGGTGAGGCCTTTAACGCCATAAATGGCGTAGGGTTCACATGGAAAGAGATTTGGCCTGAAATTGGGAGGAAACTTGGGGTGCAAGTCAACGAAGCAACAATGTTTGATGAGGGCTTCTGGTTTGAGAGAGAGATGGGTGAGAGAAAGCATGTGTGGGATGAGATTCTGGTGAAGGAGGAGCTTGTCCGGACAAGGATGGAGGATTTGGCCAATTGGGTTTTCATGGATGTGCTATTTAGATGTCCTTTCAAGCTGCTTGGAAGGAGAGATAAAGTAGATAAGTTTGGGTTTAAGAGGAAATATAGAACCCTGGATTCGATTTTGTATTGGATTGATGTAATGAGAGAAGAAAAGCTCATTCCTTACTAA